The DNA window CGGGGCGCTTCCGGCAGGGCGGGCGGGGCGCCGCGTGCAATCCAGGTGCGGACCATTTGATACGCTTCGCTGTCAGGACTGAACCGGGCTCCGCCGCCATGCGGCGTCAGGTTGGCCGCTTTGCGCAGAAGCAGGCTCTCATCGGGCGAGGCGGGAAAGATCCGTCGTCCTTTGGCCTGCCTGGCGATCGACTCATGATCGAACTCCTGGTCGAAGCCGAACAGCGACAGCTTGAAGCCGTTCTGCCCGCTGGCTTTGCCATGGCAACCGCCCGAGTTGCAGCCGAACCGACTCAGCAGCGGCTCAATATCGCTGCCGAAATCGACCGCCCGGCCGCTCTGCATGCCGGCGACCTGCACCGCGATCGTTGCCGTTTCTCCCGCGTGCTCGACCAGGATCTGCGTAGAGCCGTCCGCCAGCGGCGTGACATAACCGGCCGCATCGACAATCGCCACGTTGGCGTCGGTGCTGCGATACGTCGCCTGGCGGGTTGCATCGCGGTCGCCCGCTTCCACCTGGATCTGGCGCCGGGAAAAAGCATCGTCCAGACGGATCTCGGTTGGCGAAACGTGCAGCTCCGCACGCGCAACGGCCGTCCCGCCCAGACCGGCGAGCAGGAACGCCAGGGTGCGCGCCAGCAGACGTAGCGCCGGACGGACATCATGGCGCATTACAAGGCACGTTTGATTCAGCAGGAAGGCAGGCATGGCAGGCTCAAGGAGAAGAAGGTGGGCATGTATTATAGAATTCGCCCCCGCCGATGTCGAGATCGCGCAGCGATCGCCGTTAATTTCTCTTTTCGTGGAACAGGTTTTTAACCTGTTTTTTAATTATCGCATCAAGGACGGAATTCCTGGGAACGATGGCAGGTTGCAAACCTGGCCTGCCGTCGTTGCACGATGCGAGGCATGATGATCCCTCGCAGGATTGGGCGTTTTCTTTGTCGAATGCGGGCCAGACAGCAGCTACAATGCGGGCCGTCGCTCCTCCGGGACGGCTCTCTGTCCTGCTCCCTCTGTTTGTTTCCCGCCTGAGAGTTGGTTCTATGCTTCGTACGCTTGCCTGCTGGCTACTGCTTTTCCTTCCTGGCGCCGCGATCGCGGAGGATGGTTTTGTCTCCCTGTTTAATGGCCGCGATCTGACCGGCTGGCAGAACGTCAACTGCGCCCCGGGCACCTGGAGCGTGCGTGACGAGATGATCGTTTGCACCGGCAAGCCGACCGGCGTGCTGCGCACCGACAAACAGTACGAGAACTTCGTCCTGGAAATGGAATGGAAGCACTTGCACAAAGGCGGAAACGCCGGGCTGTTTGTCTGGAGCGACCCGCTGACCTCGGTCGGCGTGCCGTTTACCCGTTCCATCGAAGTGCAGATCCTCGACGGCCCCAATGGCGACTGGTATACGACCCACGGCGACGTGTTCGCCATCCACGGCGCCGTGATGACGCCTGACCGGCCGCACCCCAAAGGCATCATGCGCTGCCTGCCCAGCGAAGAACGGAGCAAGCCGGCCGGCGAATGGAACCACTACCGGGTCGAATGCAACAACGGCGTGGTGCAACTGGCCGTCAACGGCAAGGTCGTGTCGGGCGGCTCCGCCTGCAGCCCGCGGAAGGGTTATATCTGTCTGGAATCAGAAGGTTCCGAGGTGCATTTCCGCAATATCAAAATCAAAGAGCTGCCCTCCACCGGCGCCAAATTTGAAGAAACGGCCCCGCTGGCCGAAGGCTTTCGCCCGATGTACACCGGCGTCGACTTTACCGGCTGGCTGTTGCCGGAAGGCAGCAAAGGCCACTGGACCAGCAAGGACTGGGTCATCGACTACGACGGCCAGAGCGAAGCCGAAGGAGAAGAGAAGCACCTGTGGACGGAAAAAGAGTATCGCGACTTTGAAATGATCGGCGACTGGCGCTGGTCCGGCAAGCCCGTCAAAACGCCCCGCGCCGTGATCCTGCCCAACGGCGACTACGTGCTGGACGCCGACGGCAAACAGAAGACGGTCGAAGTCATGGATGCCGGCGACAGCGGCGTCTACCTGCGCGGCAACAACCGCAGCCAGGTCAACCTGTGGTGCTGGCCGATCGGATCGGGCGAGGTCTACGGCTATCGCAACAACCCGGCCATGCCGGCCGAAGTCCGCGCCGCCCTGACGCCGAAAATGGTCGCCGACAAACCGCTCGGCCAGTGGAATCGCTTCCGCATTCTGCTACGCGGCGATCGACTCACCGTCGACATCAACGGCCAGCGCGTGATCGAAAACGCCCAGCTCCCCGGCGTCCCCGAATCCGGCCGCATCGCCCTGCAGCACCACGGCGACAAGGTCCAGTTCGCCAACCTCTATATTAAAGAGCTGGAGTAAGACGACAGCGCCGCCTGAACAGGACGTCCCTCCCCCCCCGTTCTTAATCTTAATCTTACTCTTACTCTTAATCTTAATCCCCAGCGGGACGGCCCGATCCAGGCAGCCCGGTTCGCGCAACTGACGGACCGCAAGTGAGCGCAGGCCGTTCGGTTCGTCGCTCGAGAAAGGATTAAGATTAAGAGTAAGATTAAGATTAAGAAGAGGAAGAGGAAGAGGAGGAACGGGGGCGACGCCCTACCCGTTGTAAAACGCGTTGGCGGCGGCGACGCCGGAACCGGCTTTGAACACGTAGTTCTGCTCCGCCAGGATCTGCTCCAGGGCGGCCAGGAAGAGCAGCACATTCGCCGTTCGGGAAGAGTAGCCCATCAGGCCAATCCGCCAGACCTTCCCCTGGAAAGCGCCGAGTCCGCCGCCGATCTCAATGCCGAAGCGGGACAGCAAAGCTTTGCGCACCGTCGCATCGTCGACCCCCTGGGGAATGTGGACGGCGTTGAGCATCGGCAACTGGCGTCCTTCCTGGGCCGCGTAACCGATGCCCAGCGCGGCCAGGCCCGCTTTCAGGGCGAGGTGGTTCCGCATGTGCCGGGCGTAACAGGCGTCGAGGCCTTCTTCCAGCACAATCCGCAGCGCCTCGTACAAGGCGTACGACATGTTGATCGGGGCCGTGTGGTGGTACGCGCGTTTGTCGCCCCAGTAGTTGGCCAGCATCGAAACATCGAGATACCAGCTTTGCACCTTGGTCTTTCGGTTCTGGATCACCTCCATCGCCCTCGGTCCAAACGAAACGGGCGCCAGACCGGGCGGGCAGCCCAGGCATTTCTGCGTGCCTGAATAGATCGCATCGATCCCCCAGGCGTCGACTTCAACCGGCACGCCGCCCAGGGAGGTCACCGCATCGACCACCAGCAAGGCTCCGGCCGCATGCACGGCGGCGGCGATCTCTTCGATCGGCTGCCAGGCTCCGGTCGAGGTCTCCGCCATCACAATGCCAACAAGCTTCGGTTTGGCGGCCAGCACTTCCTGCAGGTCTTCCACCGTGAAGACTTCGCCCCAGGGCTTTTCGACCTTCAGCACATTCGCTCCCGCCCGGCCGGCCACATCGGCCATGCGTCCGCCGAACACGCCGTTGACGCAGATCGCGGCCACGTCGCCCGGTTCAATCAGGTTGACGATCGTCGCTTCCATACCGGCGGAACCGGTGCCGCTGACGGCGAACGTCATGCGGTTCTCGGTGCCGAACAGCCGCCGCAGCATCGCCTGCAGACCGTCCATCAACTGAAGATAATAAGGATCCAGATGCCCGACCGTCGGCGCGCCCAGCGCCTGCAGCACGCGCGGGTGGGTATCGCTGGGGCCGGGCCCCATAAGAATGCGAACCGGCGGATTCAAAACGGGAGCAATATCAGACACGGCGAGTTCCCCAGCGGCAGGCCGCCACCCAGGCGGACGGCAAACAGATGAAAATAAGACAACAGATCCCCAGGCGACCCCGTCGGCAGTCGTCGCCCGGCGGGTTCCTGCCTGTGAAGATAGCCAACTCGGTCGCGAAAGGAAATCGCCCGGCGTGCTGCGGCCGCTTCGCCGAGCGCGCAGGAACCGTGTCGCCGGTCGTTCCCTGACGGGCGGCTGCTTCGGTTCTCGCCAGCCCGATATCCGCTTACAATGTCAGCAGAAGATCGCCTTCCCCACGCCACATTCAACGGGCGGTCGCCGTTTCTTCC is part of the Lignipirellula cremea genome and encodes:
- a CDS encoding 3-keto-disaccharide hydrolase, whose translation is MLRTLACWLLLFLPGAAIAEDGFVSLFNGRDLTGWQNVNCAPGTWSVRDEMIVCTGKPTGVLRTDKQYENFVLEMEWKHLHKGGNAGLFVWSDPLTSVGVPFTRSIEVQILDGPNGDWYTTHGDVFAIHGAVMTPDRPHPKGIMRCLPSEERSKPAGEWNHYRVECNNGVVQLAVNGKVVSGGSACSPRKGYICLESEGSEVHFRNIKIKELPSTGAKFEETAPLAEGFRPMYTGVDFTGWLLPEGSKGHWTSKDWVIDYDGQSEAEGEEKHLWTEKEYRDFEMIGDWRWSGKPVKTPRAVILPNGDYVLDADGKQKTVEVMDAGDSGVYLRGNNRSQVNLWCWPIGSGEVYGYRNNPAMPAEVRAALTPKMVADKPLGQWNRFRILLRGDRLTVDINGQRVIENAQLPGVPESGRIALQHHGDKVQFANLYIKELE
- a CDS encoding pyridoxal-phosphate-dependent aminotransferase family protein, which encodes MSDIAPVLNPPVRILMGPGPSDTHPRVLQALGAPTVGHLDPYYLQLMDGLQAMLRRLFGTENRMTFAVSGTGSAGMEATIVNLIEPGDVAAICVNGVFGGRMADVAGRAGANVLKVEKPWGEVFTVEDLQEVLAAKPKLVGIVMAETSTGAWQPIEEIAAAVHAAGALLVVDAVTSLGGVPVEVDAWGIDAIYSGTQKCLGCPPGLAPVSFGPRAMEVIQNRKTKVQSWYLDVSMLANYWGDKRAYHHTAPINMSYALYEALRIVLEEGLDACYARHMRNHLALKAGLAALGIGYAAQEGRQLPMLNAVHIPQGVDDATVRKALLSRFGIEIGGGLGAFQGKVWRIGLMGYSSRTANVLLFLAALEQILAEQNYVFKAGSGVAAANAFYNG